One genomic segment of Clostridium estertheticum subsp. estertheticum includes these proteins:
- a CDS encoding DegT/DnrJ/EryC1/StrS family aminotransferase, whose amino-acid sequence MNKPIQVTRSSMPDFEEYTEEIKDLWESHWLTNMGAKHKQFEATLLKYLNIPNITLFTNGHLALECTIAALNLTGEVITTPFTFASTTHAIVRNGLEPVFCDINSDDYTIDVDKLESLITDKTCAIVPVHVYGNICNVKEIERIARKYDLKIIYDAAHAFGVTVDGVSIANFGDASMFSFHATKVFNTIEGGAVVYKGEKLAEILYDIKNFGITGPESVEYVGGNAKMNEFQAAMGICNLRHIDGEIEKRKAVVERYVERLGSIKGIKLVRPQTGVNSNYAYFPVVFDGYKLNRDEISEKLKAENIFARKYFYPLTSSFECYKGRFDVEKTPIAKYIAERVLTLPLYADLALEDVDRICDIILNYNRASNESNLEAAASLSRI is encoded by the coding sequence ATGAATAAACCAATTCAAGTAACCCGATCCTCAATGCCAGACTTTGAGGAATATACAGAAGAAATTAAAGACCTATGGGAAAGTCATTGGCTAACTAACATGGGTGCAAAACATAAACAATTTGAAGCTACATTATTGAAGTATTTAAATATACCGAATATTACGCTTTTTACTAATGGTCACCTTGCATTAGAGTGCACAATAGCCGCACTTAATCTTACTGGAGAAGTTATCACAACTCCGTTCACATTTGCATCTACAACCCATGCAATAGTAAGGAATGGTTTAGAACCAGTGTTTTGTGATATAAATTCTGATGATTATACAATAGATGTGGATAAGTTAGAAAGTTTGATAACAGATAAAACATGTGCTATTGTCCCTGTTCATGTATATGGAAACATCTGCAATGTTAAAGAAATTGAAAGAATAGCAAGGAAGTATGACTTAAAGATTATTTATGATGCAGCTCATGCTTTTGGTGTGACAGTAGATGGTGTAAGTATTGCAAACTTTGGAGATGCTTCTATGTTCAGTTTCCATGCTACAAAGGTATTTAATACTATTGAAGGTGGAGCGGTAGTTTATAAAGGTGAAAAATTGGCTGAAATATTATATGACATAAAGAATTTTGGGATTACAGGTCCAGAGTCTGTTGAATATGTTGGTGGAAATGCTAAAATGAATGAATTTCAAGCTGCAATGGGTATTTGTAATCTTCGTCATATTGATGGAGAGATAGAAAAACGAAAAGCTGTAGTAGAAAGATACGTTGAAAGATTAGGGAGTATTAAAGGTATTAAGTTAGTTAGGCCTCAAACGGGAGTGAATAGCAACTATGCTTACTTTCCAGTAGTATTTGATGGATATAAGCTAAACCGTGATGAGATATCAGAGAAACTAAAGGCTGAAAATATCTTTGCTCGTAAATATTTCTACCCACTCACTAGTAGTTTTGAGTGTTATAAAGGTAGATTTGATGTAGAAAAAACACCTATTGCAAAATATATAGCGGAACGTGTACTTACGTTGCCTCTTTATGCTGATTTGGCTTTAGAAGATGTTGATAGAATTTGTGACATTATTTTAAATTATAATAGGGCCAGTAATGAATCTAATTTAGAAGCTGCGGCTTCATTATCGAGGATTTAA